One genomic segment of Pleurodeles waltl isolate 20211129_DDA chromosome 11, aPleWal1.hap1.20221129, whole genome shotgun sequence includes these proteins:
- the LARS2 gene encoding leucine--tRNA ligase, mitochondrial has protein sequence MPPGVGTLRFTYQRPWVALLSRSIYSQNGSWEREYGPRTREQVEDWWRPRVSAPEPTGEAKGRPKFYVLSMFPYPSGQLHLGHVRVYTLSDSIARFQRLRGRRVLHPMGWDAFGLPAENAAIERGLRPEDWTSSNIQGMRRQLEALGLRFCWEREVTTCQPDYYRWTQLLFLRLYRAGLAYRREELVNWDPVDQTVLADEQVDERGRSWRSGALVERRYLRQWFLRTTVYAQAMLDALQHLPAGWDGVKAMQANWIGECTGCHFHFTLPATGETLTAYAFSPEAIFGASHVSILPSHRLLHGESPLRHVLQNSLIPGQDSLTTVTAVCPLSGRHIPLVISAKPEFEGYLDTKVCTPCTSAEDAVAAGRLGISPPKVIEKLDDGTERLTNSGQFSGMTRLEALEAITRHAQSSGAGGHLTSPKLRDWLISRQRYWGTPIPIVHCSSCGAVPVPEEDLPVTLPHMKALTGKGGSPLASVPGWLTCSCPQCKGPAQRETDTMDTFVDSAWYYYRYTDPHNTQRPFDKALADYWMPVDLYIGGKEHAVMHLYYARFFSHFCCDQNMVKHKEPFQKLLVQGLIKGQTFKLASTGQYLKRDEIDFSGSHPVHAHTGESVQVTWEKMSKSKHNGVEPEILVKKYGIDTVRLYILFAAPPDQDILYDIKSDAISGVLRWQARLWSLVTKLIDARSSSTKPNPRQLSINEKHEAKKIWVNKNQTIVHVTEHFTEDFLLNAAISRLMGLSNVLSQASPHLVLHSQEFEDALAALCVMTAPLIPHLSSELWKGMAHIENKLCHHYEWSLDVLSQSWPHVDPKYLEQPDMVEVSVLINNKAFGKITVPNNMSKNTEKVTELVLQSDLGVKYLQGHTIKKTFLSPRTALINFLVEN, from the coding sequence ATGCCGCCCGGGGTCGGGACCCTGCGCTTTACCTACCAGCGCCCGTGGGTGGCACTTTTATCCCGCTCCATCTACAGCCAGAACGGCAGCTGGGAGCGCGAGTATGGGCCGCGTACCCGCGAGCAGGTGGAGGACTGGTGGCGGCCGCGGGTGAGCGCCCCGGAGCCCACGGGGGAGGCGAAGGGTCGACCCAAGTTCTACGTGTTGTCCATGTTCCCCTATCCCTCCGGGCAGCTACACCTGGGCCACGTGCGCGTCTACACCCTGAGCGATAGCATCGCGCGCTTCCAGCGGCTGCGGGGCCGGCGCGTGCTGCACCCCATGGGCTGGGACGCCTTCGGTCTGCCGGCCGAGAACGCGGCAATCGAGCGGGGGCTGCGACCGGAGGACTGGACCAGCAGCAACATCCAGGGCATGCGGAGGCAGCTGGAGGCGCTGGGGCTGCGCTTCTGCTGGGAGCGGGAGGTAACCACTTGCCAGCCCGACTATTACCGCTGGACCCAGCTGCTCTTCCTGCGCCTCTACCGTGCTGGCCTGGCATACCGCCGCGAGGAGCTCGTCAACTGGGACCCGGTGGACCAAACTGTACTGGCCGACGAGCAGGTGGACGAGCGAGGCCGCTCCTGGCGCTCAGGGGCGCTTGTAGAGCGCCGCTACCTGCGTCAGTGGTTTCTGCGCACCACCGTCTATGCCCAGGCCATGCTTGATGCCCTGCAGCACCTCCCAGCCGGCTGGGACGGTGTCAAGGCCATGCAGGCCAACTGGATTGGGGAGTGCACGGGGTGCCACTTTCATTTCACCCTGCCAGCCACGGGGGAGACATTGACTGCTTATGCCTTCTCACCTGAAGCCATATTTGGAGCTTCTCACGTATCTATCCTGCCCAGCCACCGCCTGTTGCACGGGGAGAGCCCCCTGAGGCATGTCCTGCAAAATAGCTTGATCCCAGGACAAGACAGCCTAACAACAGTGACTGCCGTCTGCCCGCTAAGCGGCCGCCACATCCCCCTCGTTATATCTGCCAAGCCAGAATTTGAGGGCTACCTAGACACCAAGGTGTGTACTCCCTGTACTAGTGCTGAGGATGCTGTGGCGGCTGGCAGACTGGGCATTTCTCCTCCAAAGGTGATTGAGAAGCTGGATGACGGAACAGAAAGACTGACCAACTCCGGTCAGTTCAGCGGCATGACCAGGCTGGAGGCATTGGAGGCCATCACACGGCATGCTCAGAGCAGTGGAGCTGGCGGACATCTAACAAGCCCCAAACTTAGAGATTGGTTGATATCTCGACAGCGATACTGGGGCACCCCCATTCCGATAGTGCACTGTTCTTCCTGTGGGGCGGTACCTGTGCCTGAGGAGGACCTGCCTGTTACCCTCCCTCATATGAAGGCACTGACTGGGAAGGGTGGCTCTCCCTTGGCATCGGTGCCAGGTTGGCTCACCTGCAGCTGTCCACAGTGTAAAGGTCCGGCCCAGAGGGAAACAGACACCATGGACACCTTTGTTGACTCAGCTTGGTACTACTATAGGTACACAGACCCCCACAACACTCAGAGGCCCTTTGACAAGGCCCTGGCAGATTACTGGATGCCTGTTGACTTGTACATTGGTGGCAAGGAACATGCAGTCATGCACTTGTACTACGCACGATTCTTCAGTCACTTCTGTTGTGATCAAAACATGGTGAAACACAAGGAGCCTTTCCAAAAGCTTTTAGTTCAAGGTCTTATTAAAGGGCAAACATTTAAGCTAGCCTCAACTGGGCAATACTTAAAGAGAGATGAGATTGATTTCAGTGGCTCACACCCTGTTCACGCTCACACAGGTGAAAGTGTGCAGGTGACATGGGAAAAAATGAGCAAGTCAAAACACAATGGGGTTGAACCTGAGATACTCGTGAAAAAGTACGGGATTGACACAGTCAGGCTCTACATTCTCTTTGCTGCCCCTCCAGATCAAGACATTTTGTATGATATAAAGTCTGATGCCATCTCTGGTGTCCTGAGATGGCAAGCACGCCTTTGGTCTCTTGTAACCAAGTTAATAGATGCCCGAAGCTCTAGTACCAAACCCAACCCTCGCCAGTTAAGTATAAACGAGAAGCATGAAGCCAAAAAGATATGGGTGAATAAGAACCAGACCATTGTACACGTAACAGAACACTTCACAGAAGACTTCTTATTAAATGCTGCTATTTCAAGACTTATGGGCCTGAGCAATGTTCTCTCCCAAGCTTCTCCACATCTTGTGCTTCACAGCCAAGAGTTTGAAGATGCTTTGGCAGCCCTCTGTGTCATGACCGCACCCTTAATACCACACTTGTCGTCTGAATTATGGAAAGGTATGGCACATATTGAAAATAAGCTTTGCCACCATTATGAGTGGTCCTTGGATGTGCTTTCCCAGTCTTGGCCCCATGTGGACCCAAAGTATCTTGAGCAGCCAGACATGGTAGAGGTCTCTGTTTTAATCAACAATAAGGCATTTGGCAAAATCACTGTTCCCAACAATATGTCAAAGAATACTGAGAAAGTAACTGAACTAGTTCTTCAAAGTGATCTTGGGGTAAAATACCTGCAAGGTCACACCATCAAAAAGACCTTCCTCTCCCCGAGAACAGCTCTCATCAACTTCCTTGTAGAAAATTAA